A single genomic interval of Pseudorasbora parva isolate DD20220531a chromosome 21, ASM2467924v1, whole genome shotgun sequence harbors:
- the LOC137055805 gene encoding uncharacterized protein — MLSLCIQVFAVLVVCAADTENRDISYTFKAWNMVDQNLQEQLAVMYKEMKSMKLEQAVMKQKQEALSQALPYCSQKPVDIDVEINMTSLQTDSSRLLYTLTVGEDGFEGSGEDDSDEALDPCNHYSVLNQDWRATNYSTKNVVCDRGVQWKGWYRLFYRGKTIQMPERCVKKEMCGTHSPLWLVGGHPRIRDGVVTRKVCGNWKNNCCFFKSPPIQVKACRGNYYVYKFVKPVACHLAYCADINTLVCGKCKKSESCISRDKITWMCKKNKRRVKANVHFFATYPASISGKVNRIVYRRVFVNQGGAFNTRTGIFRAPVSGVYQFFFSTQTGGSGETDLWLVVNNYWVAVSRSNVQGPNSVGNLSTYMTTLRKGATVYVTHNRGRSWANSASSTIAFGGSLLMVRKI; from the exons ATGCTTTCCTTATGCATCCAAGTGTTTGCCGTGCTCGTTGTCTGTGCAGCTGACACTGAGAACAGAGATATTTCA TATACATTCAAAGCTTGGAATATGGTTGACCAGAATTTGCAAGAGCAACTTGCTGTTATGTATAAG GAGATGAAAAGCATGAAACTTGAACAAGCAGTAATGAAACAAAAGCAAGAAGCCTTGAGCCAG gCATTACCGTACTGTTCGCAGAAACCCGTTGATATAGATGTGGAGATAAATATGACGTCACTACAAACTG ACAGCAGCCGTCTGCTGTACACCCTCACTGTAGGGGAAGACGGATTCGAAGGCTCCGGGGAGGATGACAGTGACGAGGCCCTTGACCCCTGCAATCACTATTCCGTGTTGAACCAAGACTGGAGAGCTACAAACTACAGCACCAAGAATGTTGTTTGTGACCGCGGTGTCCAGTGGAAGGGCTGGTACCGTCTCTTCTACCGTGGGAAAACCATCCAGATGCCTGAAAGGTGTGTGAAGAAAGAAATGTGTGGCACACATTCTCCACTGTGGCTCGTCGGCGGTCACCCCCGGATACGAGACGGAGTGGTCACCCGCAAAGTGTGTGGAAACTGGAAAAACAACTGCTGTTTTTTCAAATCTCCTCCCATTCAAGTGAAAGCATGTCGGGGAAACTACTACGTCTACAAGTTTGTTAAACCGGTAGCTTGCCATTTGGCATATTGTGCAG ACATTAACACACTTGTCTGTGGAAAGTGCAAAAAAAGTGAGTCTTGCATCAGCAGAGATAAAATCACCTGGATGTGTAAGAAAAACAAAAGGAGAG tgaaaGCAAACGTCCATTTTTTTGCCACCTACCCGGCCAGCATCTCGGGGAAAGTGAACAGGATTGTGTACAGGAGAGTGTTTGTGAATCAAGGAGGGGCTTTCAACACTCGCACCGGGATATTCAGAGCTCCAGTTTCAGGCGTCTATCAATTCTTCTTCTCCACACAGACTGGAGGTAGTGGGGAAACTGACCTATGGCTTGTTGTAAATAATTACTGGGTGGCTGTGTCCCGTAGTAATGTTCAGGGCCCCAACTCAGTTGGGAATCTCTCTACGTACATGACGACTCTGCGCAAGGGTGCTACGGTTTATGTGACCCATAATCGTGGCCGCTCTTGGGCCAATAGTGCATCAAGCACAATCGCTTTTGGGGGTTCATTACTTATGGTGAGAAAAATCTAA